The Musa acuminata AAA Group cultivar baxijiao chromosome BXJ2-2, Cavendish_Baxijiao_AAA, whole genome shotgun sequence genome has a segment encoding these proteins:
- the LOC135605783 gene encoding small heat shock protein, chloroplastic-like: MASASTLPGLVLRPSPLLSGHTLRRKQRQPSTVAFPSPSCRRRLSVSASAAPQSKETSSSIDVHVNKDAKAGNGAAIEQRRRRSGFDVSPFGLVDAMSPVRTMKMMLDTMDRLFEDAMSFPGSSTGEMRPPWEIKEEDNEITMRFDVPGLSKEEVKVSVEDDVLVIKGEHKEQEPTAAGEESKWRGWSSSSYDSWFLLPDNCDKEKVKAELKNGVLLVVIPKTKTDRKVIDVEIQ; the protein is encoded by the exons ATGGCCTCAGCGTCTACCTTACCAGGCCTTGTCCTACGCCCTTCTCCTCTGCTTTCCGGGCACACCTTGCGCCGGAAGCAGCGCCAGCCTTCGACAGTAGCATTTCCATCGCCTTCTTGCCGTCGCCGGCTCTCGGTATCGGCCTCCGCGGCGCCGCAGAGCAAGGagacctcctcctccatcgaCGTGCACGTCAACAAGGACGCTAAAGCCGGGAACGGCGCCGCCATAGAGCAGCGGCGTCGCCGGTCGGGCTTCGACGTCTCGCCTTTTG GTTTGGTTGATGCTATGTCGCCCGTGAGGACAATGAAGATGATGCTGGACACGATGGACCGGCTGTTCGAGGACGCGATGTCCTTCCCCGGGAGCAGCACGGGGGAGATGAGGCCGCCGTGGGAGATAAAGGAGGAGGACAACGAGATCACGATGAGGTTCGACGTGCCGGGGCTGTCGAAGGAAGAGGTGAAGGTGTCGGTGGAGGACGACGTACTGGTGATCAAGGGGGAGCACAAGGAGCAGGAGCCAACGGCGGCGGGGGAGGAGTCCAAGTGGAGAGGTTGGAGCTCCAGCTCCTACGACTCCTGGTTCCTTCTCCCCGACAACTGTGACAAGGAGAAGGTGAAGGCTGAGCTCAAGAACGGGGTGCTGCTGGTCGTCATCCCCAAGACGAAGACGGATCGCAAGGTCATCGACGTTGAGATCCAGTGA